The Lycium barbarum isolate Lr01 chromosome 12, ASM1917538v2, whole genome shotgun sequence genome includes a region encoding these proteins:
- the LOC132622145 gene encoding G-type lectin S-receptor-like serine/threonine-protein kinase At1g11410 — protein MCQKKEFLIVFVAFLVPFCSSIDTISFNHSLKDGDLLVSSGKSFALGFFGNSPGKRYVGVWYNNVPELTVVWVANRDNPINGTSGILTIDSTGNLVILDAKTQVSAWRTNVSSATKRADSYSGKLFNSGNFVLFQDSKMDVIGWQSFDYPTNTLLPSMKYGIDKRTGLNRFLTSWKSLNDPGTGEYRYTMELNGTPQVFLYKNSSRIWRTGSWTGHGWSGVPEMSPNFIFSLTYVDNDTEVSLTYGIHDPSIISRMVLNESGIVNRVTWQEGEQKWVQFWSAPKDPCDNYEHCGTFSNCNLFNLGEFECSCLPGYEPKLSRQWYLRDGSHGCMRKKDEKVCNSGEGFYKLSHVKIPDMGTAQMNKSMGLKECEQFCLNNCSCTGYASANISAGGSGCITWYGDLRDIKQFTDGGQDFYIRVSASDLAQFSRNSNSRHRKREMGILVGSAAAIILAFSSACCLVIKKRRNDKKRSKSLASFEGMDESEAADISIFDLSAIIDATENFSDANKLGTGGFGSVYKGNLKDGQVIAVKRLSKTSGQGTEEFKNEVTLIAKLQHRNLVRLLGCCVQQGEKMLVYEYLPNKSLDSFIFDKTKGSLLDWGKRFEIILGIARGMLYLHQDSRLRIIHRDLKASNVLLDASMQPKISDFGMARIFGGDQIEANTNRVVGTYGYMSPEYAMVGHFSAKSDVFSFGVLCLEIITGKKNNSRYDQEQSQHLVGYVWDSWKDEKALEVVDPLLVDSYEACEVLRCIHIGLLCVQSFANDRPTMSELVFMLCNETNLPFPKEPGFVFRSESHCSVKNSSSASIGTSVNEMSISTVHGR, from the exons ATGTGTCAGAAGAAAGAGTTCTTGATAGTATTTGTTGCATTTCTTGTCCCATTTTGCAGTTCCATAGATACCATTTCCTTCAACCATTCTCTTAAAGATGGAGATTTGTTAGTCTCTTCTGGTAAATCCTTTGCTTTGGGTTTCTTTGGGAATTCTCCTGGTAAACGTTACGTCGGAGTTTGGTACAACAATGTTCCTGAACTAACTGTTGTTTGGGTTGCCAACAGAGACAACCCCATCAATGGCACATCTGGAATTCTCACCATCGACTCAACTGGAAATCTTGTTATACTCGACGCGAAAACACAAGTTTCAGCCTGGAGAACAAATGTTTCTTCAGCTACGAAACGAGCAGACTCGTACAGTGGTAAGCTGTTCAATTCAGGGAATTTCGTGTTGTTTCAAGACTCGAAAATGGATGTTATTGGATGGCAGAGCTTTGATTATCCTACCAATACTCTGCTTCCTTCAATGAAATATGGTATAGACAAGAGAACAGGTTTGAACCGGTTTCTAACATCATGGAAATCGCTGAACGATCCAGGCACTGGAGAGTATCGTTACACGATGGAGCTCAATGGGACACCTCAAGTTTTCTTGTACAAGAACTCTAGCAGGATATGGCGGACTGGATCCTGGACGGGTCATGGTTGGAGTGGTGTACCAGAAATGAGCCCAAATTTCATCTTCAGCCTCACTTATGTGGACAATGATACCGAGGTTTCCTTGACATATGGGATACATGACCCTTCAATAATCTCAAGAATGGTCCTGAATGAATCTGGGATCGTGAACCGGGTAACCTGGCAAGAGGGTGAGCAAAAGTGGGTGCAATTTTGGTCTGCCCCTAAGGATCCTTGTGACAATTATGAACATTGTGGAACATTTAGCAACTGCAATCTGTTCAATTTAGGTGAATTTGAATGCAGTTGTCTTCCAGGGTACGAGCCGAAGCTAAGCCGACAATGGTACTTGAGAGATGGCTCCCATGGATGCATGAGGAAGAAAGATGAAAAGGTGTGCAATAGTGGTGAAGGGTTTTACAAGTTGAGTCATGTCAAAATCCCGGATATGGGCACAGCTCAGATGAACAAGAGCATGGGACTCAAGGAATGCGAACAGTTCTGCCTGAATAACTGCTCCTGCACAGGCTATGCAAGTGCCAATATTAGTGCAGGAGGAAGTGGATGCATCACTTGGTATGGTGACTTGAGAGACATAAAGCAATTTACTGATGGGGGCCAAGATTTCTATATCAGAGTTTCTGCATCTGATTTAG CTCAATTTTCCAGGAATTCAAATAGCCGTCATAGGAAAAGAGAGATGGGGATTCTAGTAGGGTCTGCTGCAGCAATAATTCTTGCATTCTCATCGGCATGTTGTTTGGTgatcaaaaaaaggagaaatg ATAAGAAGAGAAGTAAAAGTTTAGCATCCTTTGAGGGCATGGATGAAAGTGAAGCAGCAGACATCTCAATCTTTGATCTAAGCGCAATAATTGATGCCACTGAGAATTTTTCCGATGCTAACAAACTTGGTACAGGAGGATTTGGTAGCGTATACAAG GGTAACCTGAAAGATGGACAAGTAATAGCTGTCAAAAGACTTTCAAAAACTTCCGGGCAAGGAACTGAAGAGTTCAAGAATGAAGTCACACTAATTGCAAAACTTCAGCACAGAAATCTTGTGAGGCTTTTAGGTTGTTGCGTTCAACAAGGAGAGAAGATGTTGGTTTATGAATACTTGCCAAACAAATCCTTGGACAGTTTTATTTTTG ATAAAACAAAGGGGTCTTTGTTGGACTGGGGAAAAAGGTTTGAAATCATCCTTGGGATTGCGCGAGGAATGTTATACCTTCACCAAGACTCTAGATTAAGAATTATTCATAGGGATCTAAAAGCAAGCAATGTTTTACTCGATGCCTCCATGCAACCAAAAATATCAGACTTTGGAATGGCCAGAATTTTTGGAGGTGACCAAATTGAAGCAAACACAAATCGAGTTGTTGGAACATA TGGTTATATGTCGCCTGAATATGCGATGGTAGGGCACTTTTCAGCAAAGTCTGATGTTTTCAGTTTCGGGGTTTTGTGTTTGGAGATTATCACTGGCAAAAAGAACAACAGTCGTTATGATCAGGAGCAATCTCAACATTTAGTTGGATAT GTTTGGGATTCTTGGAAGGATGAAAAAGCTTTAGAAGTTGTTGATCCATTGTTAGTTGACTCATATGAAGCTTGTGAAGTTTTGAGATGCATCCACATTGGCCTTTTGTGTGTACAATCATTTGCAAACGACAGACCGACTATGTCAGAATTGGTCTTCATGCTGTGCAACGAAACAAATCTTCCTTTCCCTAAGGAACCAGGCTTTGTATTCAGATCAGAGAGTCACTGTTCAGTTAAAAACTCTTCATCAGCAAGTATAGGAACATCTGTTAACGAAATGTCTATTAGCACAGTTCATGGTCGCTAG
- the LOC132622147 gene encoding G-type lectin S-receptor-like serine/threonine-protein kinase B120, with translation MRFLKTETMFLFSSSHISYCLGNKKSPLVALVASITSASFVCATCCYFLWRRTLKKKGITRKIKFREMLLSESATNLSKPGTSSGKGKETRSDIELKFFELYDLKAATDNFSTGNKLGEGGFGPVFKGQLPDWKQIALKRLSTQSQQGIGEFKTEALLIAKLQHRNLVRFLGCCVEDEEKMLIYEYMPNKSLDYFIFDESRKSLLDWKKRHEIIIGIARGILYLHQDSRLRIIHRDLKASNILLDEDMNPKISDFGTARIFSGNQSEAKTLRVVGTYAYMSPEYALAGLFSVKSDVFSFGVMLLEVISGKKNRASYNSDSPPNLIRRARELWTDGKAFEL, from the exons ATGCGCTTTCTTAAAACTGAGACTATGTTCCTTTTCTCCTCTTCCCATATATCTTATTGCTTAGGGAATAAAAAGTCACCACTTGTAGCGCTAGTAGCATCCATCACTTCAGCAAGTTTTGTCTGTGCTACATGCTGTTACTTTTTATGGAGAAGAACGCTCAAGAAAAAAG GGATTACGAGAAAGATAAAGTTCAGGGAAATGTTACTTTCTGAGTCAGCAACTAACTTGTCAAAACCTGGAACTTCCAGTGGAAAGGGAAAAGAAACGAGAAGTGACATCGAGCTGAAGTTCTTTGAATTATATGACTTGAAAGCTGCGACAGACAATTTTTCCACTGGCAATAAACTAGGAGAAGGTGGTTTTGGGCCTGTTTTTAAG GGTCAATTGCCAGATTGGAAGCAAATAGCTCTGAAAAGGCTATCAACTCAATCACAGCAAGGTATTGGTGAATTCAAAACTGAGGCCCTTCTCATTGCTAAACTTCAACACAGAAATCTTGTTAGGTTCCTTGGATGCTGTGTAGAAGACGAGGAGAAAATGTTAATCTATGAATATATGCCAAACAAAAGTCTAGACTATTTTATATTCG ACGAGAGCAGGAAGTCGTTGCTTGACTGGAAAAAGCGGCATGAAATCATTATTGGAATAGCTAGAGGGATACTCTATCTTCATCAAGACTCAAGATTAAGAATAATACATCgtgatctgaaagccagcaacaTTCTTTTAGATGAAGATATGAACCCCAAGATATCTGATTTTGGTACTGCTAGAATATTTAGTGGAAACCAAAGTGAAGCTAAGACTCTTCGAGTTGTCGGAACATA TGCCTATATGTCACCTGAATATGCTCTAGCAGGTCTCTTCTCAGTAAAATCTGATGTCTTTAGCTTTGGAGTCATGTTATTGGAGGTCATTAGTGGAAAAAAGAACAGAGCCTCTTATAATAGTGATTCCCCTCCAAATTTGATACGACGG GCCAGGGAGCTGTGGACTGATGGCAAGGCCTTTGAGCTGTGA
- the LOC132622148 gene encoding G-type lectin S-receptor-like serine/threonine-protein kinase At1g11330, which translates to MFSGPSDACDGVNRCGAFGICDINVGPPCGCLQGYEPKFKLDWDNNDYSGGCVRKTPLQCGSNNEGFAHIQNVELPASSESMQVGNDQICECICLSNCSCNAYAYSSGGECLLWNDDLLELKSLPNNSRQVEFNIKLFDAPTEVRCF; encoded by the coding sequence ATGTTTTCTGGACCTAGTGATGCTTGTGACGGAGTAAATCGTTGTGGTGCTTTTGGAATTTGTGACATAAATGTCGGTCCTCCATGTGGATGCTTACAAGGTTACGAACCAAAGTTTAAATTAGATTGGGATAATAATGACTATTCTGGTGGGTGTGTGAGAAAAACTCCACTGCAATGTGGAAGCAATAATGAAGGTTTTGCCCATATACAAAATGTAGAACTTCCTGCGTCGTCTGAATCAATGCAAGTGGGAAATGATCAGATTTGTGAATGTATATGTTTATCTAATTGCTCATGCAATGCGTATGCTTACAGCAGTGGTGGAGAGTGCTTATTATGGAATGACGATCTGTTAGAACTGAAAAGTTTACCTAATAATTCACGTCAAGTAGAGTTCAACATTAAACTTTTTGACGCTCCAACAGAGGTTAGGTGCTTCTAA